From a region of the Hymenobacter jejuensis genome:
- a CDS encoding NCS1 family nucleobase:cation symporter-1 has protein sequence METTQEVAASQPNTGLISEDLAPVSLPKRTWDTWNYAALWISMSLCIPTYMLASSLIEGGMNWWQAILTIFLGNSIVLAPMILNGRAGATYGIPFPVFARASFGVRGANVPAMLRAIIACGWFGIQTWIGGYALYQMARLWVPALDSLPAVFPASWSLETGPAVMFLLFWLLNMYVVYLGVDSIKKLLVFKAFFLPFAALALLLWAISAGHGLGPILAQPSKFKSSAEFWTFFFPSLTGMVGFWATLSLNIPDFTRYAKSQRAQVVGQALGLPLPMTLFAFVGVVVTSATFIIYGKTIWDPVVLAGRFDSKLLVSLAMIAVALSTLATNIAANIVSPANDFANLSPARISFKVGGYITGVIGVLIFPWKLIADPSGYIFTWLVGYSGLLGPIGGIMIADYYFIRKQQLHVQELYQYTGRYAYRNGFNTSALLALVIGILPNIPGFLTTVGAVPKEAVWPWLVSLYSYAWFVGFFISGVSYLLMMSKQRRAINQSMSFPSEEYQISIT, from the coding sequence ATGGAAACGACACAGGAAGTAGCAGCCAGCCAGCCGAACACGGGCCTGATAAGCGAGGACCTCGCCCCGGTTTCCCTCCCCAAACGCACCTGGGATACCTGGAATTACGCCGCGCTCTGGATCAGCATGAGCTTGTGCATCCCGACGTACATGTTGGCCAGTTCCCTGATCGAAGGAGGCATGAACTGGTGGCAGGCGATCCTGACTATCTTCCTGGGTAACAGCATTGTACTGGCCCCTATGATCCTAAACGGGCGAGCGGGCGCCACGTACGGCATTCCGTTTCCGGTGTTTGCAAGGGCTAGTTTTGGCGTGCGCGGCGCCAACGTGCCGGCCATGTTGCGCGCCATCATTGCCTGCGGGTGGTTTGGCATCCAGACCTGGATTGGCGGTTACGCGCTCTACCAGATGGCCCGGCTTTGGGTTCCGGCTTTGGACAGCCTGCCGGCTGTTTTTCCGGCTTCCTGGTCGTTGGAAACCGGGCCGGCGGTCATGTTTTTGCTGTTTTGGCTACTCAATATGTACGTGGTGTACTTGGGTGTCGACAGCATCAAAAAGCTGCTGGTTTTCAAGGCGTTCTTCCTGCCTTTTGCCGCTCTGGCCTTGCTACTGTGGGCCATAAGCGCGGGGCACGGCTTGGGGCCCATTCTGGCGCAGCCGTCAAAGTTCAAATCGTCAGCCGAGTTCTGGACGTTCTTCTTCCCGTCGCTGACCGGCATGGTTGGCTTTTGGGCTACGCTATCGCTTAATATTCCGGACTTTACGCGCTACGCCAAAAGTCAACGCGCGCAGGTAGTGGGCCAAGCCTTGGGCCTGCCGCTGCCCATGACGCTGTTCGCCTTTGTAGGCGTGGTCGTAACCTCCGCTACCTTCATTATCTACGGCAAAACCATCTGGGATCCGGTCGTGCTGGCTGGCCGCTTCGACAGCAAGCTGCTGGTGAGCCTCGCCATGATTGCCGTGGCGCTCTCGACCCTGGCCACCAACATTGCCGCCAACATCGTAAGCCCCGCCAATGATTTTGCGAACCTTTCGCCCGCGCGAATCAGCTTCAAAGTCGGAGGCTACATCACCGGCGTCATCGGCGTCCTGATTTTCCCGTGGAAGCTCATTGCCGATCCCTCGGGGTACATTTTTACCTGGCTGGTGGGCTATTCGGGGTTGCTAGGCCCGATTGGCGGCATCATGATCGCGGACTATTACTTCATCCGGAAGCAGCAACTCCACGTTCAGGAGCTTTACCAGTATACGGGTCGCTACGCCTATCGCAACGGGTTCAATACCAGTGCGTTGCTGGCGTTGGTGATTGGCATTCTGCCCAATATACCGGGCTTCCTGACCACCGTGGGCGCCGTGCCTAAAGAAGCAGTCTGGCCCTGGCTGGTATCGCTTTACAGCTACGCCTGGTTTGTCGGGTTCTTTATTTCCGGCGTTTCGTACCTGCTCATGATGAGCAAGCAGCGCAGAGCCATCAACCAAAGCATGAGTTTTCCGAGCGAAGAATATCAGATTAGCATCACCTAA
- a CDS encoding penicillin acylase family protein, whose amino-acid sequence MMRLLFALLLVLPGFGAQAQAFQPDEIARWQQQAKQVNIVRDNWGVPHIYGKTDADAVFGLLYAQCEDDFARVEDNYLTNIGRLAEVQGEAALYSDLRARLFLDSTQAISIYKKSPVWMKQLLNAFADGTNYYLYTHPTVKPKLLRRFQPWMPLMFSEGSIGGNISVVPLERVKAFYGQRKSTSWVRPDFEKQDREPVGSNGFAIAPAKSASGHALLLINPHTSFYFRPEVQVTSENGLNAYGAVTWGQFFVYQGFNQNCGWMHTSSYSDSMDEYLETIEQKDGKYYYKYGKKLRPVQVQKISLPYKQGNQLVRKEFTTYRTHHGPVVGQESDTKWVTVRMMDTPLEALEQSYLRTKATDYASFKEVMRLNGNASNNTVFADSKGNIAYWHGNFIPKRDPKFDWSRPVDGSNPKTEWQGLHKVEELVQVHNPASGWIQNCNSTPFTVSGPSSPQKERFPAYMAPDAENYRGINAVRVLSRKKLFTLDTLIAAAKDPYLAGFEEMIPALVMAYNSTPGVATTQSQEVKEAVEVLRAWDRCYSKTSVAQTLAIYWGERIQRLARSRVPADQPFDYLTFTAFTIQHTTPQEKLTALAETLEELTRDFGTWKTAWGEVNRFQRLTGNIDEVYDDQKPSIPVAFTSSKWGSLAAFGAQTYPGTKKRYGNIGNSFIAVVEFGPRLKARSVLTGGESSDPSSPHFTDQAALYCEENFKDVLFYPEDVRQHAEKTYHPGE is encoded by the coding sequence ATGATGCGACTCCTTTTTGCTTTGCTGCTGGTTCTGCCCGGTTTCGGCGCCCAAGCGCAGGCATTCCAACCCGACGAAATCGCCCGCTGGCAGCAGCAGGCCAAGCAAGTAAACATCGTGCGCGACAACTGGGGCGTGCCGCACATCTACGGCAAAACCGACGCCGACGCAGTGTTTGGGCTGCTATATGCGCAGTGCGAAGACGATTTTGCCCGCGTCGAGGACAACTACCTCACCAACATCGGTCGCTTGGCCGAAGTGCAGGGCGAGGCCGCCCTGTACAGCGATCTGCGCGCCCGCCTTTTTCTCGATAGCACGCAGGCCATCAGCATTTACAAAAAAAGCCCGGTCTGGATGAAGCAGCTGCTCAACGCCTTCGCCGACGGCACCAACTACTACCTCTACACGCACCCTACCGTGAAGCCCAAGCTGCTTCGGCGCTTCCAGCCCTGGATGCCGCTCATGTTCAGCGAAGGCAGCATCGGCGGCAACATCAGCGTGGTGCCGCTGGAGCGAGTGAAAGCCTTTTACGGCCAACGGAAATCGACGTCGTGGGTGCGGCCCGATTTTGAGAAGCAAGACCGCGAACCGGTGGGCTCCAACGGGTTTGCCATTGCCCCCGCCAAAAGCGCTAGTGGCCACGCCCTGCTGTTAATCAACCCGCATACGTCGTTCTATTTCCGGCCCGAAGTGCAGGTAACGAGCGAAAACGGCCTCAACGCCTACGGCGCCGTTACCTGGGGGCAATTCTTTGTCTACCAGGGCTTTAACCAAAATTGTGGCTGGATGCACACCTCCAGCTACTCCGACTCGATGGACGAGTACTTGGAAACCATCGAGCAGAAAGACGGCAAGTACTATTACAAGTATGGCAAGAAGCTGCGGCCCGTGCAGGTGCAGAAAATCTCGCTGCCGTATAAGCAAGGCAACCAACTGGTACGCAAGGAGTTCACTACGTACCGCACGCATCATGGCCCGGTGGTGGGCCAGGAATCTGACACTAAATGGGTGACGGTGCGCATGATGGACACGCCGCTGGAAGCCCTGGAGCAATCGTACCTGCGCACCAAAGCCACCGATTACGCCAGCTTCAAAGAGGTGATGAGGCTCAACGGCAACGCGTCCAACAACACCGTTTTTGCCGACAGCAAGGGCAACATTGCCTATTGGCACGGCAACTTCATCCCCAAGCGCGACCCTAAATTTGACTGGAGCCGCCCTGTCGATGGCAGCAACCCTAAAACCGAATGGCAGGGGTTGCACAAAGTTGAGGAGTTGGTGCAGGTGCACAACCCGGCCAGCGGCTGGATTCAGAACTGCAACTCGACGCCCTTCACTGTGTCTGGCCCCAGCAGCCCGCAGAAGGAGCGCTTCCCGGCCTACATGGCGCCCGACGCGGAAAACTACCGCGGCATCAACGCCGTGCGGGTGCTGAGTCGCAAAAAACTATTTACGCTCGACACCCTGATTGCGGCGGCCAAAGATCCGTATCTGGCTGGGTTTGAAGAGATGATTCCGGCTTTGGTGATGGCCTATAACTCCACGCCTGGCGTGGCGACTACGCAATCGCAAGAGGTGAAAGAAGCCGTTGAGGTGTTGCGCGCCTGGGACCGGTGCTATAGCAAAACCTCCGTGGCCCAGACCCTTGCAATTTATTGGGGCGAGCGCATTCAGCGGCTGGCGCGCAGCCGCGTGCCGGCCGATCAACCCTTTGATTACCTGACGTTTACAGCGTTCACCATTCAGCATACCACGCCCCAGGAAAAACTCACGGCGCTGGCCGAAACCCTTGAAGAACTCACGCGGGACTTCGGTACTTGGAAAACGGCGTGGGGCGAAGTCAATCGCTTTCAGCGCCTTACCGGCAACATCGACGAAGTGTACGACGACCAGAAGCCGAGCATTCCGGTGGCGTTTACGTCGTCGAAATGGGGCTCCTTAGCGGCGTTCGGGGCGCAGACGTATCCGGGCACCAAGAAGCGGTACGGCAACATTGGCAACAGTTTCATTGCCGTCGTCGAATTTGGACCGCGCCTCAAAGCGCGCTCGGTACTCACCGGCGGCGAAAGCAGCGATCCTAGCTCGCCTCACTTCACCGACCAAGCCGCGCTGTATTGTGAAGAGAACTTCAAAGACGTGCTGTTTTACCCCGAAGACGTTCGCCAGCACGCCGAAAAAACTTATCACCCTGGCGAGTAA
- a CDS encoding YciI family protein, whose translation MNQYLITAYDYTDDKALERRMAARTEHLTRASKLKADGTLVVGGAILSPEGQMIGSMMLMQFESADGLEAWKQDEPYLLQKVWEKVTIEPFRSAQL comes from the coding sequence ATGAACCAGTACCTGATTACGGCCTACGATTATACCGACGACAAAGCGCTCGAACGCCGCATGGCCGCCCGAACCGAGCATCTGACCCGCGCTAGCAAACTCAAAGCCGACGGCACGTTGGTGGTAGGTGGCGCCATTCTCAGCCCCGAAGGTCAAATGATTGGTTCTATGATGCTTATGCAATTCGAGTCGGCCGATGGGCTGGAAGCTTGGAAGCAGGACGAGCCCTACCTGCTGCAAAAAGTGTGGGAGAAAGTGACGATTGAGCCCTTCCGCTCGGCTCAGTTGTAA
- a CDS encoding cysteine desulfurase-like protein, translating into MSSFPIDAVRAAFPALQQRLEHKPFIFFDGPGGTQMAQPAIEAMVGYIRGGMANLHGTFATSRATDEVLLEGRRAIADLLNCQPEEVAFGQNMTSLAFAIARSLGSCIQAGDEIIVTELDHRANVDPWVTLARDRGAVVKFLPVNADTYTLEISQLDELITAKTKLVAVSMSSNVTGTVTPVEQVIRRAKAVNAMVVLDAVHAVPHFPIDFRVLGADVLFCSAYKFFGPHVGIAVVSAALFENLPVYKLAPAPTNIPDKLETGTQNHEAIAGLIGAIDFIQTLGQGATRKERLRSAMQAVEEREQEQAQQLEEFLLGIPQVRLYRAPAGTRKTPTLAFTLDQVNSREAAAWFADTYNMCIADGHFYASTLAEKMHVNAMGGWIRLGLAPYNTDEEIELFKTALLTFVEKHCQSAR; encoded by the coding sequence ATGTCTTCTTTCCCAATTGACGCCGTCCGGGCCGCCTTTCCTGCGTTGCAGCAGCGCCTTGAGCATAAGCCTTTTATCTTCTTCGATGGCCCCGGCGGCACCCAAATGGCTCAGCCGGCCATCGAGGCGATGGTGGGCTACATCCGGGGCGGCATGGCCAACCTGCACGGCACGTTTGCGACCAGCCGCGCCACCGACGAAGTGCTTCTGGAAGGCCGGCGCGCCATCGCCGATCTGCTGAATTGCCAGCCCGAAGAAGTGGCTTTTGGGCAAAACATGACTTCGTTGGCCTTTGCCATTGCGCGCAGTTTGGGCTCCTGTATTCAGGCCGGGGATGAGATCATCGTCACTGAACTTGACCACCGAGCCAACGTCGATCCGTGGGTGACGCTAGCTAGGGATCGCGGCGCGGTGGTTAAGTTTCTGCCCGTAAACGCGGATACGTACACGCTGGAAATAAGCCAGTTAGATGAATTGATTACGGCGAAAACCAAGCTCGTGGCCGTCAGTATGTCGTCGAACGTAACGGGCACCGTGACGCCCGTGGAGCAGGTAATTCGGCGGGCAAAAGCCGTCAACGCCATGGTGGTGCTGGATGCCGTGCACGCCGTGCCGCACTTCCCGATCGACTTTCGAGTCTTGGGCGCCGATGTGCTGTTTTGCTCGGCCTACAAGTTTTTCGGGCCGCATGTGGGCATCGCGGTGGTCTCGGCCGCGTTATTCGAGAACCTGCCGGTCTATAAGCTGGCTCCGGCCCCCACCAACATCCCCGATAAGCTCGAAACCGGCACCCAAAACCACGAAGCCATCGCCGGCCTGATCGGGGCCATAGATTTTATTCAAACCTTGGGGCAAGGTGCCACCCGCAAGGAGCGCCTGCGCAGCGCCATGCAGGCCGTTGAAGAACGCGAACAGGAGCAAGCGCAGCAGCTGGAAGAGTTTCTGCTAGGTATTCCGCAGGTGCGCCTGTACCGCGCCCCGGCCGGCACGCGCAAAACGCCCACACTGGCTTTCACGCTGGATCAGGTGAACTCGCGCGAGGCAGCGGCTTGGTTTGCAGATACTTACAACATGTGTATCGCCGATGGTCATTTCTACGCTTCTACCTTAGCTGAGAAAATGCACGTCAACGCGATGGGCGGCTGGATTCGGTTGGGCCTCGCCCCTTACAACACAGACGAAGAAATTGAGCTGTTCAAAACGGCCTTGCTGACGTTTGTTGAAAAGCATTGTCAATCAGCAAGATAG
- a CDS encoding superoxide dismutase: MADGPFTLPPLPYAFNALEPHIDARTMEIHHDAHHKTYVSKLNEAVAGKPQEKMPLADLLASASKQPDAIRNNAGGHWNHSLFWQLLAAKGGGQPTGTLATDLTSTFGSFEKFQDEFSKAGVGRFGSGWAWLSVDKQGKLFISSTPNQDNPLMDIAGIQHGTPILGLDVWEHAYYLKYQNKRPDYVKAFWNVVNWSEVGKRYEAAKKG; this comes from the coding sequence ATGGCCGACGGCCCCTTTACGTTGCCGCCGCTGCCCTACGCGTTCAATGCTCTGGAACCGCACATCGACGCGCGCACCATGGAAATCCACCACGACGCGCACCACAAGACGTACGTTTCGAAGCTTAACGAAGCCGTAGCGGGCAAACCGCAGGAAAAAATGCCGCTGGCCGACCTGCTCGCTTCGGCCAGCAAGCAGCCGGATGCAATCCGCAACAACGCGGGCGGCCACTGGAATCACTCGTTGTTTTGGCAACTGCTGGCGGCCAAAGGAGGCGGACAGCCCACCGGCACCTTGGCAACGGATCTGACCAGCACTTTCGGCTCGTTTGAGAAGTTTCAGGATGAATTTTCGAAGGCCGGCGTCGGTCGGTTCGGGTCGGGTTGGGCGTGGCTGAGCGTCGATAAGCAAGGCAAGCTGTTCATCTCTTCGACTCCCAACCAAGACAATCCGCTGATGGATATCGCAGGCATTCAGCACGGTACGCCCATCCTGGGCCTCGACGTGTGGGAACACGCCTACTACCTCAAATACCAGAACAAGCGCCCCGACTATGTGAAGGCTTTCTGGAACGTCGTCAACTGGTCGGAAGTAGGCAAACGCTACGAAGCTGCTAAAAAAGGCTAG
- a CDS encoding MBL fold metallo-hydrolase, translating into MSKPLKVIGRLLASIVALLLVAGVAFANLSPELGGKPTKVQRAAYAKSGHYRDGEFQNLVPTTLMTGGSTFSALWRFLFKKEPNTNPAKPLPMQRLDPLTITKKTLDLVRVTWFGHSASLVEIEGQNILLDPMLSVKMGPLPWVTPKRYNPELAITAEQLPRIDAVLISHDHYDHLDYQTIRRIKDKVGHFYVPLGVGAHLLAWGVEPARVTEMDWRDSVKLPNLTIVSMPARHFSGRGLTNRNSTSWSSWVIKSATKRIFYSGDGGYGPHFQAIGAQYGPFDLALLECGQYDAQWSQIHMLPEQTVQAALDVRARVFMPVHWGAFTEAHHAWNDPVRRATAEATRLRQPITTPELGQPVTLGAGPLPQATWWQ; encoded by the coding sequence ATGAGCAAACCTTTGAAAGTGATTGGCCGCTTGCTAGCTAGCATCGTTGCGCTGCTACTGGTTGCGGGTGTGGCCTTCGCCAACCTGAGCCCGGAGCTGGGCGGCAAACCCACCAAAGTCCAGCGGGCCGCCTACGCCAAATCCGGCCATTACCGCGACGGCGAATTTCAGAATTTGGTCCCCACCACCCTCATGACGGGCGGCAGCACGTTCTCGGCGCTTTGGCGTTTCTTGTTCAAGAAGGAGCCCAACACCAACCCCGCCAAGCCACTGCCAATGCAACGGCTTGACCCACTTACTATTACCAAAAAGACACTTGATTTGGTGCGCGTTACGTGGTTTGGTCACTCCGCCAGTCTGGTAGAAATAGAGGGGCAGAACATCCTGCTTGACCCCATGCTGAGCGTAAAAATGGGGCCGCTGCCGTGGGTCACGCCCAAGCGCTACAACCCGGAGCTGGCTATTACGGCCGAGCAGCTTCCGCGCATTGACGCAGTGCTGATTTCGCACGATCACTACGACCACCTCGACTACCAGACCATCCGTCGGATCAAGGATAAAGTCGGCCATTTCTACGTGCCATTGGGCGTAGGCGCGCATTTGCTGGCTTGGGGCGTGGAGCCGGCGCGCGTAACGGAAATGGACTGGCGCGACTCGGTGAAGCTGCCCAACCTAACCATCGTGAGCATGCCGGCCCGCCATTTTTCGGGGCGCGGCCTGACCAACCGCAACTCCACTTCCTGGAGCTCTTGGGTGATCAAATCGGCCACGAAACGCATATTTTACAGCGGCGACGGCGGCTACGGGCCGCATTTTCAAGCCATCGGCGCCCAATACGGCCCCTTCGACCTGGCCCTGCTGGAATGCGGACAATACGACGCCCAGTGGAGCCAGATTCATATGCTGCCCGAGCAAACGGTGCAGGCAGCGCTTGATGTGCGAGCGCGGGTGTTTATGCCGGTTCATTGGGGCGCCTTCACCGAAGCCCATCATGCCTGGAACGACCCCGTCCGGCGGGCAACGGCCGAGGCCACGCGCCTGCGCCAGCCCATTACTACCCCGGAGCTCGGCCAGCCCGTCACGCTCGGAGCCGGGCCGCTGCCGCAGGCCACCTGGTGGCAGTAA
- a CDS encoding FAD-binding protein → MALPNGIFAAPMTLLPNRHQNFEQPVISSACFKLRIPTGMPVGQESYHQTTANFQWLITYGITHKVRLRAMGSNWSFAKVAVTNGGIVDTAALHQSFGVAESMVAPKYIQAGGKVDNLWFTECGNNVISLERDLEKRGKSLRASGASNGQTIAGATSTGTHGAGFEVGAVHDTVVGLHLVCGPDRHVWLERESYPVASDAFTEWLGVTEVHRSDALFNAAIISFGSFGFIHGLLLEVSDKFLLEDYSSKRVPYNVGLKQAMTRLDFSGLKNVLGLPTPTDTQKPWHFQLIVNPHQFDANMGNPTRGAYVRILYHTPYRPIYPHRPPPKPGFTYGDDTMGIIQTVLDKLGAVAPLLVPAMVNKLYPLALDDTNGVAGTMSETFSNTNIRGKAASAAIGIAAADSPRVLEEIVDLNSKTPFPGILGLRYVKGTAATLGFTRFPITCVLELDGIEAKLTRDFFERIWNRLEILGISYTLHWGKLNFNLTAPRLRRMYGNAAVDSWLQARRVLLDAPTREVFTNGFMESCGLADAVRDVAPV, encoded by the coding sequence ATGGCACTTCCCAACGGAATTTTCGCGGCGCCGATGACTTTGCTCCCCAATCGGCACCAGAATTTTGAGCAACCCGTCATTTCCTCGGCTTGCTTCAAGCTGCGTATCCCGACGGGCATGCCCGTCGGGCAGGAGAGCTACCACCAAACGACGGCTAACTTCCAGTGGCTCATCACCTACGGCATCACCCACAAGGTGCGGCTGCGGGCCATGGGCAGTAACTGGTCGTTTGCGAAAGTGGCCGTCACCAACGGCGGCATTGTGGACACGGCTGCGCTGCACCAGTCGTTTGGGGTGGCCGAATCGATGGTGGCGCCGAAGTATATTCAGGCCGGTGGAAAGGTTGATAATCTGTGGTTTACGGAGTGCGGCAACAACGTCATCAGCCTGGAGCGTGACCTGGAAAAACGCGGCAAATCGCTGCGCGCCTCCGGAGCTAGCAACGGGCAGACCATTGCCGGGGCCACCTCCACGGGCACGCACGGCGCGGGCTTCGAGGTAGGCGCCGTGCACGATACCGTGGTGGGCCTGCATTTGGTGTGCGGCCCCGATCGTCACGTCTGGCTCGAACGAGAGTCGTACCCGGTGGCCTCCGACGCTTTCACGGAGTGGCTCGGTGTGACGGAAGTGCACCGCAGCGACGCCTTGTTTAACGCGGCCATCATCAGCTTTGGCAGCTTTGGCTTTATTCACGGGCTGCTGCTGGAAGTGTCGGACAAGTTTCTGCTCGAAGACTACAGCTCCAAGCGGGTGCCCTACAACGTAGGCCTGAAACAAGCCATGACGCGGCTCGACTTCAGCGGCCTGAAAAACGTGCTGGGCCTGCCTACGCCCACCGATACGCAGAAACCCTGGCACTTTCAGCTCATCGTCAACCCGCACCAGTTCGACGCCAACATGGGCAACCCGACCCGTGGCGCTTACGTGCGCATTCTATACCATACGCCTTACCGGCCTATTTACCCGCATCGGCCGCCCCCCAAACCGGGTTTTACTTACGGCGACGACACGATGGGCATCATCCAGACGGTGCTCGACAAACTGGGCGCGGTGGCGCCGCTACTGGTGCCGGCCATGGTCAATAAGCTCTACCCGCTGGCCCTCGACGACACCAACGGCGTGGCGGGCACCATGAGCGAAACGTTTAGCAACACCAATATTCGGGGCAAAGCCGCCAGCGCCGCTATTGGCATTGCCGCTGCCGATAGTCCGCGCGTGCTGGAAGAAATCGTGGATCTGAACTCCAAAACGCCTTTTCCGGGTATTCTGGGCCTGCGCTACGTGAAAGGAACGGCTGCGACGTTGGGCTTTACGCGCTTTCCGATCACGTGCGTGCTCGAGCTGGATGGCATCGAGGCCAAGCTGACGCGCGACTTCTTCGAGCGCATCTGGAACCGGCTCGAAATCCTGGGCATCTCTTACACGCTGCATTGGGGCAAGCTCAACTTCAACCTGACCGCGCCCCGCTTACGGCGCATGTACGGCAACGCCGCCGTGGACAGCTGGTTGCAGGCGCGGCGCGTGCTTCTGGATGCACCCACCCGCGAAGTTTTCACCAACGGTTTCATGGAGAGCTGCGGCCTGGCCGACGCCGTCCGTGATGTCGCTCCTGTTTGA